Below is a window of Haloterrigena alkaliphila DNA.
CCTCGAGCATCTCGCTCGCGCTCTCGACGTTCCGAACGGTCGCGTAGGGGAGGTTGCCGTCGCCGTCGATCTCGAGCGAATCTCCGGTCCCGGTTATCGGTCGCGGGCCGACGACGCCGTGGACCAGCGTGACGTCGGCGCCCCGGACGTAGCAGGCCCGCGCGACGGCCCGCCCCATTTTCCCCGACGACCGGTTAGTGATCACACGGACCGGGTCGATCGCCTCGGCCGTCGCGCCGCTGGTGACGACCACGCGCTCGCCCTCGAGCGACCGGTCGCCGGCCGCGCGAGCGACGTCGCAGACGATCGCCTCCTCGCTCGCGATCTTAGCCTTCCCCTCCTCGAGACGCGGGTCGACGAAGTCGACACCCCACTCCGAGACGGTGTCGATGGCCTCGAGGACGCCGGGGTGGTCGTACATCGGCTCGTGCATCGCGGGCGCGATCACGACGGGCGTGTCGGCCCCGAGCGCGGTCGTTGCACAGGTCGTTACGGGCGTGTCGTCGACCGCGCCGGCGATCTTGCCGACCGTGTTCGCCGTGGCGGGCGCGATCAGGAAGACGTCGGCCCACCCGTCGTACCCACAGAGGTCGACGTGCTCGACGCTCCCCGTGATCTCGGTGACGACGTCGTCGTCGGTCGCGAACTCGACGGCCCAGGGGTGGATGATTCCCTGCGCGCTGTCGGTCATCACTCCGCGCACGTCGGCGCCCTGGCGCCGCAACTCGTGGGCCAGTTCGACCGTCTTCACGGCCGCGATCGACCCCGTCACCCCGAGCGCGACGTTGACTCCCTCGAGCATCGTCTGCTATTCTCTCTCGGAGTATGTTAAGCGTAGCGAGGCGTCGTCGGCCGCCGTCTCGATCGAAGCGCACGATCGCGCACCGGCTCCGCGTGGGCCACCGTGTTGGGGTGGCACACTGTGCCGGGGACCGCTATTCGTCTGCACCCAGTTCGACCCGTTCGGAGAGCCACTCGAGGGCCGCGTCGACGGTCTCGGGATCGGTCCCGGTCACCTTCAGCCGGTTTCGCCGTTCCGTATCCGGATAGCTGCCGATCGTCACGTCGAAGCGTTCGCGAGCGCCGGCGATCGCGTCGACCACCGACGCCTCCGGCTGGGGCGTGTAGACCGTCCTCGAGACGGCGTCGCCGCTGAACTCCCCGGCGACCTGCTCGAACAGCGCCTTCAGCTCCGCGGGCACGCCCGGGAACGCGTACGCGTTCTCGATGACGCACCCGGGACAGAGCCCTTCCGGATTGAGCAGCGGTCGACTCCCGGCGGGCAGCGCCGCCCAGGCGTCGACGTCGAAGTCGAGTTCCGCGGCCGCGACCGAGTCTGGGTCGATATCCCGGTAGTCGGCGACGGTTTCGAGGACGTCCCGACGGACGGCGTCGTCGACGACGAGTTCCCGTTCGAACGCGTCCGCGAGGGCGTCGACCGTGACGTCGTCGTGCGTCCCGCCGAGGCCGCCGGTCACGATCACGACGTCGAGGGCGGCCGTCCACTCCCCGATCGTCGCCGCGATCCGGTCACGGTCGTCCGGGAGCGTGAGGATTCGATCGACGGTCGCGCCGCTGTCGGTCAGGCGCGTCGCGAGCCACCGGGCGTTCGTGTTCGCGATATCACCGGCGAGCACTTCGTCACCGACGGTGAGAATGCCGACTTCCATCGGCCGAACCGACGCGCGCAGTCGTCAAAAGGGTGCGGGCGCCGCCGGTCGGCTCAGTCCTCGTTGCGCTCGACGCTCGGGTGCATCGTCGGCCGCTCGTCCAGCGGTTCGGCGAACGCCTCGAGCATACGCTCCCGTGCCCGCTCGTCGCGCTCGCGGCGTTCCGCGTCGTCGATCTCCTCGCAGCCCGGCGGCACCTCGCGGCCACGGCCGGTGAAGTAGCCCTCGGGCGCGACCCAGTCGTGGTAGAAGTTCGCGTCCGAATCGTGGATTACCGCGAGGCCGACCTTCGCGCCGTGACCGGCCGCGACGATCGCCTGGTGGGGCTCCTCGGCGAGTCGGCCGGCAGCGTAGACGCCGTCGACCGCCGTGCGGCCGCCCTCGTCGGTATCGACGAAGTGCTTGCTCCCGCGCTTGATTCGGCCCACGTCGAGCGGAACGAGGTACTCGCTGTCGGACCACGAGGCGGCGATCACTCGCCGCGCCTCGAGCGGCTCGCCGCCCTCGGTCTCGAGGACGAACCCCTGCTCCAGGTCCGTTTCGTCTACCGGTTCGACGTGAGTCACGCGCCCGAGTTCGAACTCGGCGCCGGCGTTGCTGGCCTGTTCGCGGGTCAGTTGCAGGTAGCGCCGGGCGTCGACGCCGTCCGGGAAGCCGGGATAGTTCTCGAGGCTGGCGTTGCGAGCGAGGATCGACTCCCCGCCGTCAATGACGATGGTATCCAGACCCGCGCGGGCGGTGAAGATCGAAGCGGCGAGGCCGGCGACACCCCCGCCGACGACGCAGACGTTTCTCATGCGGCGTCCGTTGCCCGCCGCGAGTATAGAAGGTAACCCCGGCGTCACACCGACCGATTGAACGACGAGAATGCCAATCCTTACTTTCGGATCCGTCGTACGGCCGCCGTGGACAGAATTCTCCTCAGTACGCTCGCCCACCGCCCGCCCGAGGAGGTCTTTCCGTACGTGCGGTCGTTCACGGACTACCCGCGGTACACGGAGCACCTCACGGAGGTCCGCGTTCACGGCGACGGCGACGTCGGCTCCGTCTACGACCTGCAACTGGCGTGGTGGAAGCTCAACTACACCGCCCGCTCGGAGGTGGTCGCCATCGACGCCCCGGAATCGCTCGAGTGGCGACTGGTCAACGACATCGACGCCCGCGGCCAGTGGCGCGTCGAACCGGAGCCGGAATCGGCGCCCGAGGGCGTCGAGACGGCGAGTCGGATCTACTTCGAGGCGGTCTACGACCCCTACTCGGCCGACGAGAACGCCATCTCGTTACCGCGATTCGTCTCGCTGGACTGGGTCGTCGACAAGGTCGAGCCGAAACTGCTGGGAGAGGCCGAGACCGTCGTCCAGCGACTCGTCGCGGACATCGAGGGTGAACAGCGTCGAGACGTCGAGTTGACGGTCCACGAGATGCCCTAGAGCGTGTAATCGTACTCGCCGTCCTCGCTCTCGAGGAACGCCTCGAGCAGGTCGATCGTCGCGGCGACGTCGTCGACG
It encodes the following:
- the coaBC gene encoding bifunctional phosphopantothenoylcysteine decarboxylase/phosphopantothenate--cysteine ligase CoaBC; the protein is MLEGVNVALGVTGSIAAVKTVELAHELRRQGADVRGVMTDSAQGIIHPWAVEFATDDDVVTEITGSVEHVDLCGYDGWADVFLIAPATANTVGKIAGAVDDTPVTTCATTALGADTPVVIAPAMHEPMYDHPGVLEAIDTVSEWGVDFVDPRLEEGKAKIASEEAIVCDVARAAGDRSLEGERVVVTSGATAEAIDPVRVITNRSSGKMGRAVARACYVRGADVTLVHGVVGPRPITGTGDSLEIDGDGNLPYATVRNVESASEMLEATREACADADALVSAAAIGDYTVEGSDEKIRSGQELSLALEPTPKLIDTIREERPELPIVGFKTETSGDERAMIEQARTALERAGLAFVVANDASVMGADRTTALLVHAEDAARYEGTKAGLAGEIADSIAAIGGDANG
- a CDS encoding SRPBCC family protein, which translates into the protein MDRILLSTLAHRPPEEVFPYVRSFTDYPRYTEHLTEVRVHGDGDVGSVYDLQLAWWKLNYTARSEVVAIDAPESLEWRLVNDIDARGQWRVEPEPESAPEGVETASRIYFEAVYDPYSADENAISLPRFVSLDWVVDKVEPKLLGEAETVVQRLVADIEGEQRRDVELTVHEMP
- a CDS encoding competence/damage-inducible protein A, which codes for MEVGILTVGDEVLAGDIANTNARWLATRLTDSGATVDRILTLPDDRDRIAATIGEWTAALDVVIVTGGLGGTHDDVTVDALADAFERELVVDDAVRRDVLETVADYRDIDPDSVAAAELDFDVDAWAALPAGSRPLLNPEGLCPGCVIENAYAFPGVPAELKALFEQVAGEFSGDAVSRTVYTPQPEASVVDAIAGARERFDVTIGSYPDTERRNRLKVTGTDPETVDAALEWLSERVELGADE
- a CDS encoding FAD-dependent oxidoreductase, encoding MRNVCVVGGGVAGLAASIFTARAGLDTIVIDGGESILARNASLENYPGFPDGVDARRYLQLTREQASNAGAEFELGRVTHVEPVDETDLEQGFVLETEGGEPLEARRVIAASWSDSEYLVPLDVGRIKRGSKHFVDTDEGGRTAVDGVYAAGRLAEEPHQAIVAAGHGAKVGLAVIHDSDANFYHDWVAPEGYFTGRGREVPPGCEEIDDAERRERDERARERMLEAFAEPLDERPTMHPSVERNED